The following proteins are co-located in the Candidatus Lokiarchaeota archaeon genome:
- a CDS encoding NOL1/NOP2/sun family putative RNA methylase translates to MGVVQRRKKAKELAQKYGYRKYMIERYLKLWGKDETLEFIKSCEQEIRTAIRANELKAPIGELVRRLEDKDVELEEIEWLEEGFYADFGGFSPGAIFEHLIGLYYVQGVPSMTVTKILDPQPGETVFDLAAAPGGKTTHIAQLMRNEGHVVAIEKDKLRVVSLESNLMRCGVKNTLVLRGDAMKLANIPRTPDRILLDAPCSGEGLIPIDPTRKTSKTMADIRYCATNQGKMLDAAIDTLREGGIIVYSTCSIAPEENEFVIDDLLKRRKDVEIVPIDLEFGVPGYTNPYDIQMNEDLSKARRLLPHKHQTEGFFMCKMRKVK, encoded by the coding sequence ATGGGTGTTGTACAGCGGAGAAAGAAAGCAAAGGAGCTCGCCCAAAAATATGGGTATCGAAAATATATGATAGAGCGGTATCTGAAACTGTGGGGCAAGGATGAAACACTGGAGTTCATCAAATCCTGTGAACAAGAAATCAGGACGGCAATAAGAGCAAACGAGTTGAAGGCACCAATCGGTGAGCTCGTGCGTAGGCTTGAAGACAAGGATGTCGAGCTCGAGGAGATTGAATGGTTAGAGGAGGGCTTCTATGCAGATTTTGGGGGATTCTCACCTGGAGCCATATTTGAGCATCTGATTGGCCTCTACTATGTACAGGGTGTACCGTCAATGACAGTTACGAAGATTCTTGATCCACAGCCAGGAGAGACAGTTTTTGATCTAGCTGCAGCTCCAGGCGGCAAAACAACACACATTGCACAATTAATGAGGAACGAAGGGCACGTAGTGGCAATCGAGAAAGACAAGCTACGAGTTGTAAGCTTGGAAAGCAACTTGATGCGCTGTGGAGTAAAAAATACGTTGGTACTCAGAGGTGACGCAATGAAGCTAGCCAACATTCCTCGTACTCCAGACAGGATACTACTTGATGCCCCCTGTTCAGGTGAAGGGTTGATTCCTATAGATCCGACAAGAAAAACAAGTAAGACCATGGCAGATATTCGGTACTGTGCAACAAATCAAGGCAAGATGCTAGATGCAGCTATTGATACCCTTAGAGAAGGAGGTATTATCGTCTATTCTACTTGTTCTATAGCTCCTGAAGAGAACGAGTTCGTCATTGATGATTTGCTGAAACGGAGAAAGGACGTAGAGATAGTCCCGATTGATTTGGAGTTTGGTGTACCTGGATACACGAATCCATACGATATTCAAATGAATGAAGATTTGTCGAAGGCTCGACGTTTGTTGCCACATAAACATCAGACAGAGGGGTTCTTTATGTGCAAAATGCGGAAGGTGAAATAA